The genome window GCTCCACCTCCAAACCCACCCGCTCCCGCTCCTCGCGCTCCGACAGCGTGGGCGAGGCCTTCGCCAAGAGCTTCGCCCGCCAGCTCGGCACCCGCAGCGGCAAGGCGCTGGTGCGCGGCATCTTCGGCACGCTGTTTTCGGGGCGGTAGGCGCGGGACATGTCCCCCAAGCCCCTGACGCGCCGTTCCAGAGTGGCGCCGCCCGATGCGCGCCGTAAGGCGCCGGGCAGCGCCGACCCGCCCCCCGGGGCGGCGCTTTGGTGAGGGGTGTGCTCACCATCGAGGAAGCACCCAAGCTGCGCCATAAAGTGCCACGAGCGAGCGTCAGCAGCGCCACCCCGCGGGTCGGCGCTGCCCGGCGCGCCCCGCGCTCTACGTCAGATAGCGGTTGAACCACTCCACCGTCCGCTCCCAGGCCAGCGTCGCGGCATCCTCGTCATACCGGGGTGTGGTGTCATTGTGGAATCCGTGGTTGGCCCCGGCATAGATATGCCCCTCATAGACCTTCCCGTTCTCCTTCAACGCCGCCTCGTACTCCGGCCAACCCGCGTTGATCCGCTCGTCCAGCTCGCCGTAGTGCAGCAGCAGCGGTGCCTGGATCTTCGGCACATCTTCCACCGCCGCCTGGCGGCCATAGAAGGGCACGCTCGCCCCCATCTCCGGATAGGCCACCGCCAGCGCATTGCACACGCCCCCGCCATAGCAGAAGCCCACGGCCCCCACCTTGCCGGTGGAGCCCTCATGCCCCATCAGATGCTCGAACCCGGCGAAGAAGTCGTTCATCAGCTTGGCCCCGTCGAGCCCGCGCTGCATTTCGCGCCCCTCGTCGTCATTGCCCGGATAGCCGCCCGCCGGGGTCAGCCCGTCCGGGCCCAGCGCCAGAAAGCCCGCCTTGGCCACGCGGCGCACCACGTCCTCGATATAGGGGTTCAGCCCCCGGTTCTCATGGATCACCAGCACCGCCGGGATCTTGCCCTCCACGCCCGCCGGGCGCGCCATCAGGCCGCGAATGGTGCCATGGCCCTCGGGGCTGTCGTATTCCACAACCTCGGTCTCGATCTCAGGATCGTCGGGCGCCACCTGCTGGGCCAGCGCGTAGTTTGGCTGCAAGGTCTCCAGCACGGCGGCGGCCGTCACACCGGCGGCCACGTATTTGCCGGCACCGGCGAGAAAGTCGCGCTTGGTCATCTTGCCATGCACGTAGCCGTCGTACATCTCGAGCAGCTTGGGGTGAAAATCGGCCGCCGTCATCCGGCGCGCTGGGGTCGGTTTGTTCATCAGGTGTCTCCCTGTCCACGAGGTTCCGTGTCATCCCGGCCGCAGGCTAGCATCGCCCCGGCGCGTCACCGCCTCACGTTCCCGTCATCGGGAACCCCGGCAGCCCCCCGCCCGTTGAGCAGTGGAAAGGAGGCCCGACATGTCCCCCGACAGCACAGAAGCCAACCTCTGGAAGATCGAAGAAACCTCGTGGACCAGCGGTGCCGATTTCGCCCGCTCCGTCACCCGTGACGATGCGGTCTTCGTGTTTCCCTACCCGGCAGGCATCCTCTCCGCCGAGGCCTCGCTCAAGGGGCTCGAAGGTGGCGAGCCCTGGCGCTCCGTCACCTTCCACGACCGCAGCTTCACCCGGCAGGGCCCTGTGGCGGTGCTGGCCTACAAGGCCGAAGCCGAGCGCAACGGCGAAACCCTCTACACCGCCCTCTGCGCCTCCACCTATGTCGACGATGGCGACGGCTGGCGCCTGATGAGCCACCAGCAAACCCCTGCCGCCATGGCCGAAGCCGGCGCCTGAGGCCAGTGAGTGAGGCCAGCCGCCCCGCACGGCAGGCCTCACGCCACACCCCTGCAATCGAAGATCACCCGAAGACCGCCCCCACCTGGGCCGCGGCAACCGGCCCCGCTGCGCCGTAGGGTGGGTGAAACCCACCACCCGACCAAGCGCGTAGGGTGGGTGAAACCCACCCCCCGACACACCCCGCCTATTCCGCCAGCATCGCCAGCGGACGCATCTTCAACCGGGTCAGCCGGTTGTCCTTACGCGCCACCACCTCGAAGCGGAACCCGTGGAACGAAAACACCTGCCCCACGGTCGGGATCGCCTGCGCCTCGTGAATGACCAGCCCGGCCACCGTGTTGGCCTCCTCGTCGGGCAGGTTCCAGTCGTTGGCGCGGTTCAGGTCGCGAATGGTCATCGAGCCGTCCACGATCCAGTCGCCCATGTCGGTGCGCCGCAGCGGGTGGTCCTCGTCGAGATCGAACTCGTCGGTGATCTCGCCCACGATCTCCTCGAGAATGTCCTCCAGCGTGATCAGCCCCTGCAAGGTGCCGTATTCGTCCACCACCAGCGCAAAATGCGTGTTGCGCCGCAGGAACTGGCGCATCTGGTCGTCCAGCGTGGTGGTCTCGGGCACGAAGTAGGGCTCCATCGCCACCTGCATCACGTCGATCACCGAAAGCGCCTCGGGCGCGCCGCCGCTGGCCAGCGCGGCGCGGTGGATGGCGCGCAGCAGGTCCTTGGCGTGGATCACGCCAACGATGTTCTCCTTGTCGTCCTTGAACAGCGGCAGGCGGGTGTGGCGGCTTTCGAGTGCCTGCGCCAGCACCTCGTCGGGGCTGGCATCCACGTCGATCATCTCGATCTGCGAGCGGTGCAGCATGATCTCCTCCACCGTCCGCTCCGCGAGGTCGAGCGCGCCCATCAGCCGGTCGCGGTCTTCCTTGTGCACCACGCCTTCCGAATGCCCAAGCGCCAGCGCCCCGGCAATTTCCTCATGCACCGAAAACATCTGCCCGTCCGGGTCGGTCTGCACCCCGAAGAGCCGCAGCAGCAGGCGCACCAGCGCCCGGATCGCCCCGACGATGGGCGCCAGCACCCGCACCAGCAGCCGGATCGGCTGGGCCACGCGGGCGGCGGCGGTCTCGGCATTGGTGATCGCATAGGTCTTGGGCAGCACCTCGGCAAAGATCAGCACCAGCAGCGTCATCACCAGCGTCGCCAGCGCCACCCCGCCATCGCCGAACACTCGGGTGAACAGGGCGGTCGCCAGCGAGGCCGCGAGGATGTTCACGAGGTTGTTGCCCAGAAGCACGGCGCCAATGAGCTTTTCATTGTCCTCCGTCACCTCCAGCGCCACCTCGGCGCCGCGCTCGCCCCGGTCGGCCTTCGAGCGGAGCTTGCCGCGCGAGGCGGCGGTCAGGGCGGTTTCGGAGCCGGAAAAGAAGGCGGAGCAGACCAGCAGCAGCAAAATGCCGCCGGAGGTCAGCCAGAATGCGGTGTCTAGCACTGAGGAGGCCGGGGTTGGGTCATGGTTGCACTGTTATGGGGCCGGGCGGGGGCAGCTTCAAGCGGCGCCAAAGAAAAACGGCGACCCCGAAGGGCCGCCGCCATGTCGTTGTCGAGGCGCTGGGGCTCAGAACCCGGCCTTGATCTTCTCGAACTCGGCAATCATCTGCTCGCGCAGCTTGTTGTCCATCGGCAGCTGGGCCAGCAGCGGGGTGCTGACCTCGCCAAGGCCCACTTCGTCGAGGGTCTCGCTCGGGATCTTGGCCATCTCCTCGGTGTTGGAGTTGCCGTAGCCCCATTCTTCCACGATGTATTCCACCGAGGAGGGCGAGAGCCAGGAGTTGATGAAGTCATGCGCCTTGTCTTCCGAGCCGGGGCCGTCGACCAGGTTCACGTAGCCGCAGAACCAGACCGAAGAGCCCTCTTCCGCCTCGCGCTGGAAGCCGATGTTGTAGCCATCGCCGCGCATCGAAGCCGGGGTCTCGCTCCAGGCCCAGGAAAACAGCACTTCGCCGGTGCTCATCAGCTGCGCCAGCTCGGCGCCGTCGGCCCAGTAGGCGCGCACGTTCGGATGCACCTCGCGCAGCCATGCGCTGGCGGCCTCGAAGTCTTCTTGCGTCGCCTTGGTCCAGTCGCTCACGCCGGTCGCCAGATAGGCCAGCGCATAGATGTCATCCACGTTGTCGGGCAGCGAGATGCGCCCCGCATACTGCGGGTCCTTGAACACCTGAAGCGTGGTGAGCTGATCGGCGCTCATCTCGTCGGCATTGTAGGCAATCGCGGTCGAGCCGTTGTCGGCGGGGATGAAATAGACCTGATCGCCATCGGTGAAGATCGGGTCGTTCTTGTACTGCTCGGCCACGGTCGCATAGCGCGGGATCTTGGAAATGTCCCAGGGCTCGATCAGCCCGGCCTGCCGCCACTTGTCCACCGACTGCGAGCAGGGGTGCGCCATGTCGGCCTTGAAGCCCGAGCGCAGCTTCTGGAAGGCCTCTTCCTCCTCACCGAAGAAGGTGAAGCTCGGGTTGTCGCCGTATTTCTCGATGTACTCGCCAAAGAAGCCCGGGTCCTCGAACCCCGACCAGTCGAAGATCAGCAGCTCGGAATCCGCTGCGCTGGCGGCCAGCGAAGTGGAAAGAAGAAACGCTGCAGCAGCAGAAAGATGTCGCGCCATGATGTGGTGGTCCTTTGGTTGGCGGTGTGATCACGGTTTGAAACGCTAGCCGCGCCGGGCCTTGCCTACAAGGGAAAATCTGACGAGGGGCCGCAGCAGGGCAGGGGGCGGCGGCGCGCTGATTGACAGAAGCGCAAGCCCCGGCAAAACTTGCACAAAATTGAGGAGACCTCGCAACATGATCGGTGTCGAATGGGTGCGGATGATGGCCCGCTACAATGCCTGGCAGAACGAGCAGATCATGGTCGCCGTCCGCCGCCTCCCGGCCCCCGAGATGACAGCCGACCGCGGCGCCTTCTTCGGGTCGATCCTCGGCACCCTCAATCACATCGTCTGGGGCGACATGCGCTGGATCTCGCGCTTCGACGGCGGCCCCGAGCCGCAGACCACCCTGAAGGAGAGCGCCAGCTACTTTCCCACCGCCGGGGCATGGGAGGCAGGGCGTTTCCAGCTCGACGGGCGCATCCGGGTCTGGGCCGCCGGCCTGCGCGAGATCGACCTCGTGGGCGACCTCAAATGGTACTCCAGCGATAATGACGCCGAGTACCGCAAGCCCGTCGGCGTCTGCGTCACCCAGATGTTCAATCACCAGACCCACCACCGCGGGCAGGTCCACGCCATGCTCACCTCCATCGGCGTCGATCCCGGCATCACAGACCTGCCGTTCCTGCCCGGAAGCTGAGCGATCCTGTTACCCCGTCACGCCTTCAATAGAGCGATGACCAACACGCCGCATGTCGTGATGAAATAGCCCGTGAGCTTACGCCACGGAATATGGAACCCTCTGAAATCGCTGGATAAATAACTCGGCACCTCTCCGCCGATGTGGTGCTGTTGCAACGCAACCCTCGAGCACGTTTTCGTGTCCCCATCGTGTGCTTATCCCCGGCCCGAACCCGCTTATCTCTCCCTCCATACCGCAGCCCCCCGGGTCGCGGACAAACCCTCTGAGAAGGATATGGAGACAATGAAAACACCCACCACATTTGCCGCCATCGCGCTCGGCACCATCGCGAGCTTTTCCGCAGGTGCGGCGCTGGCCCAAACCACCACCTTCGACAACCGCGGCGCGGCCGAAGACCGTCTGGAAGACCTGAACGAAGACATCACCGACGATTACGACCGTGACGTCGACGCCTTCGGCAACACCGGCCGCAAGCTCGGCTTCGACGGCTCCGTCGCCCTGCGCTCCACCGCCCAGTCGGGCAACACCGACAGCTTCGACGTCGGCCTCGGCGCCAACCTCGGCTGGTACGACGGTGTGAACGGCTTCGACTTCAACGTGGTCTACGACTACGGCGAGAGCAACGAGGTGAAGGACAAGGAGAGCCTGCTCTACGGCCTCGAGTACACCCGTGACTTCGGCGACAAGTGGTACGCCTACGCCCAGGTTCAGGGCAGCCAGGACGACTTCGCCTCCTACACGCGGGACACCTTCGCGGGCTTCGGCGTCGGCTACAAGGTCGTCGAAACGCCGACCACCGCCTGGTATGTGTCCGCAGGCCCCGGCTACCGCTGGGCCGAGCTGTCTGACGGCACCGAGATCGAAGAAGAAGCCGCCTCGATCGGCTCCAACTTCCAGACCAAGATCACCGAGACCGTTTTTCTCACCAACGACACCGATTTCATCTTTTCGGAGTCCGACAACGTGATCTACAACGACCTCGGCGTGAACGTGGCCATGAGCAACGCCCTGGCGCTGCGCACCTCGATCACGACCGAATACCACACCGATCCGCTGCCCGGTGACAAGAACACCGACAACACTTTCGGCGTGTCGCTGGTCTACAGCTTCAACTGATACGATTTCCCTCGTGATCAGAAGAAGAAGGCCCGTCCAGAAATGGGCGGGCCTTTTTCGTTGCGCCCCTGCGGCCCGCAATGCTCTGGTTCCCGTCCACAGGCATCCCGATTCCCGCCGCAGGTCCGAGGCTCCAGATGAACCGGAAAAACCCACCCGACCGCCCCGCCGAGACGGGAATCACCGCCGCCAATCCTCCTGTCTCGCAACAGACCATCGCACAGGTGCTCGAGTGCTATGCGCGGGGCTATTCCAGCCAGCAGGCCGCCGACAGCGCCGGTGTCGACCTCGCCACCGTCAACCGGATCCTCGGCGATGCCATCGACGCGCAGGACAGCTCGGACTGAGCCCCACCGGCACCCGCAAGCAGGTCACCCCGCCAGTTCGACCGCCCGACCATCGCGTGACGAGGTCTCGATGGCCTCGATCAACCGATGCGAAGCCAGCGCCTCCCGCCCCGTCACCAGCGGCGCGCGCCCCTCGCGGATCGCCGTGGAAAAATCCTCGATCACCCTCTGATGCCAATCGTGCTTGGCCACCTCTTCGGCGCCCAGCACCTCCTCGCGCCCGTCGCGCCAGCTCACCACCACCCCGTCGCGGCCAATCCGCAGCGAGCCCTGCTCGAAATGCAGCGAGATCGTCTCGCCGCGATTTGGGAACATCGCCGTGCTCGCCACGAAGGAGCCCACCGCGCCATTGGCAAAGCTCAGCCCGGCCAC of Oceanicola sp. 502str15 contains these proteins:
- the yghX gene encoding YghX family hydrolase is translated as MNKPTPARRMTAADFHPKLLEMYDGYVHGKMTKRDFLAGAGKYVAAGVTAAAVLETLQPNYALAQQVAPDDPEIETEVVEYDSPEGHGTIRGLMARPAGVEGKIPAVLVIHENRGLNPYIEDVVRRVAKAGFLALGPDGLTPAGGYPGNDDEGREMQRGLDGAKLMNDFFAGFEHLMGHEGSTGKVGAVGFCYGGGVCNALAVAYPEMGASVPFYGRQAAVEDVPKIQAPLLLHYGELDERINAGWPEYEAALKENGKVYEGHIYAGANHGFHNDTTPRYDEDAATLAWERTVEWFNRYLT
- a CDS encoding DUF4440 domain-containing protein → MSPDSTEANLWKIEETSWTSGADFARSVTRDDAVFVFPYPAGILSAEASLKGLEGGEPWRSVTFHDRSFTRQGPVAVLAYKAEAERNGETLYTALCASTYVDDGDGWRLMSHQQTPAAMAEAGA
- a CDS encoding CNNM domain-containing protein, producing MLDTAFWLTSGGILLLLVCSAFFSGSETALTAASRGKLRSKADRGERGAEVALEVTEDNEKLIGAVLLGNNLVNILAASLATALFTRVFGDGGVALATLVMTLLVLIFAEVLPKTYAITNAETAAARVAQPIRLLVRVLAPIVGAIRALVRLLLRLFGVQTDPDGQMFSVHEEIAGALALGHSEGVVHKEDRDRLMGALDLAERTVEEIMLHRSQIEMIDVDASPDEVLAQALESRHTRLPLFKDDKENIVGVIHAKDLLRAIHRAALASGGAPEALSVIDVMQVAMEPYFVPETTTLDDQMRQFLRRNTHFALVVDEYGTLQGLITLEDILEEIVGEITDEFDLDEDHPLRRTDMGDWIVDGSMTIRDLNRANDWNLPDEEANTVAGLVIHEAQAIPTVGQVFSFHGFRFEVVARKDNRLTRLKMRPLAMLAE
- a CDS encoding extracellular solute-binding protein; translation: MARHLSAAAAFLLSTSLAASAADSELLIFDWSGFEDPGFFGEYIEKYGDNPSFTFFGEEEEAFQKLRSGFKADMAHPCSQSVDKWRQAGLIEPWDISKIPRYATVAEQYKNDPIFTDGDQVYFIPADNGSTAIAYNADEMSADQLTTLQVFKDPQYAGRISLPDNVDDIYALAYLATGVSDWTKATQEDFEAASAWLREVHPNVRAYWADGAELAQLMSTGEVLFSWAWSETPASMRGDGYNIGFQREAEEGSSVWFCGYVNLVDGPGSEDKAHDFINSWLSPSSVEYIVEEWGYGNSNTEEMAKIPSETLDEVGLGEVSTPLLAQLPMDNKLREQMIAEFEKIKAGF
- a CDS encoding DinB family protein codes for the protein MIGVEWVRMMARYNAWQNEQIMVAVRRLPAPEMTADRGAFFGSILGTLNHIVWGDMRWISRFDGGPEPQTTLKESASYFPTAGAWEAGRFQLDGRIRVWAAGLREIDLVGDLKWYSSDNDAEYRKPVGVCVTQMFNHQTHHRGQVHAMLTSIGVDPGITDLPFLPGS
- a CDS encoding YdiY family protein translates to MKTPTTFAAIALGTIASFSAGAALAQTTTFDNRGAAEDRLEDLNEDITDDYDRDVDAFGNTGRKLGFDGSVALRSTAQSGNTDSFDVGLGANLGWYDGVNGFDFNVVYDYGESNEVKDKESLLYGLEYTRDFGDKWYAYAQVQGSQDDFASYTRDTFAGFGVGYKVVETPTTAWYVSAGPGYRWAELSDGTEIEEEAASIGSNFQTKITETVFLTNDTDFIFSESDNVIYNDLGVNVAMSNALALRTSITTEYHTDPLPGDKNTDNTFGVSLVYSFN